One window of Rhizobium tropici CIAT 899 genomic DNA carries:
- the nodU gene encoding nodulation protein NodU, translating into MRICGIKLTHDGAIALIEDGRLVFCIEQEKQDNNRRYQTIDNLDAIVTALAEHGLNPSDVDQFVIDGWDGEIESRFQVLSGAAPVTLTGAPYVERHPDGLLDSLDGSGLILDDRVLSYKSYPHVTGHVASAYCTSPFAKAGEAAFCLVWGGCIFPRLYHVDGHGARFLESLFPMIGQAYAAAGHYFGPYKQPSRAGWDLGVAGKLMAYIALSSIDEDIVAVFEELYEEHFSGDAERACRYRANINDAESSLIAVHDFFDASVVRLEDKAPENVLASFHSFLELLLVREMALAMQRHSLPGPRNLCIAGGCGLNIKWNSALRETGLFDAVWVPPFPNDSGSAIGAACSAMAAHEGFVPLEWSVYSGPALKNGDAPPGWEAAPCSILELATILASNKPVVFLAGRAELGPRALGGRSILAAATSPQMKDYLNEVKFREHFRPVAPICLEDLAPDIFSPGTPDPYMLFDHQTRPEWKDKIPAVVHLDGSARLQTISRSSEHAVTELLIEYEKLTGIPLLCNTSANLHGRGFFPDAAAACEWGRIDHVWCNGVLFTKERVAELAPVGVADNMKMSTCPR; encoded by the coding sequence ATGCGCATCTGTGGTATAAAGCTGACCCATGACGGGGCGATCGCCCTTATCGAGGACGGACGGCTAGTCTTCTGCATTGAGCAGGAGAAGCAAGACAACAATCGCCGATACCAAACCATCGACAATCTCGACGCAATTGTCACCGCGTTGGCGGAACACGGTCTTAATCCAAGCGACGTCGATCAGTTCGTCATCGACGGATGGGATGGTGAGATCGAGTCGCGTTTCCAGGTCCTCAGCGGCGCGGCTCCCGTCACTCTCACGGGGGCGCCCTACGTTGAACGCCACCCCGACGGTCTTCTCGATTCGCTCGACGGCTCCGGCCTTATTCTCGACGACCGGGTTCTTTCTTATAAGAGCTATCCGCATGTTACCGGCCATGTGGCCTCCGCATACTGCACCAGTCCATTCGCCAAGGCTGGTGAAGCCGCGTTCTGCCTGGTATGGGGTGGCTGCATCTTCCCGCGCCTCTATCACGTCGATGGCCACGGAGCGCGGTTCCTTGAGTCCTTATTCCCGATGATAGGGCAAGCTTACGCTGCCGCGGGCCATTACTTCGGGCCATATAAGCAGCCAAGCCGCGCGGGCTGGGACCTCGGTGTCGCCGGCAAGCTGATGGCCTATATCGCGCTTAGCTCGATTGATGAAGACATCGTCGCGGTGTTCGAAGAGCTCTACGAGGAGCACTTTTCAGGCGATGCCGAGCGAGCCTGTCGCTATCGCGCAAACATCAACGACGCTGAATCTTCCCTTATAGCCGTACATGACTTCTTCGATGCCAGCGTGGTCCGATTGGAGGATAAGGCGCCCGAAAACGTGCTTGCATCATTCCATTCTTTCCTGGAGCTTCTCTTAGTCCGTGAAATGGCGCTTGCCATGCAGCGCCACTCACTGCCAGGGCCGCGTAATTTATGCATAGCCGGCGGCTGTGGTCTCAACATCAAATGGAACAGTGCACTGCGCGAGACGGGCCTGTTCGATGCCGTCTGGGTTCCGCCATTTCCGAACGACAGTGGTTCTGCAATCGGTGCCGCCTGCAGCGCCATGGCGGCGCATGAAGGCTTTGTGCCGCTGGAGTGGTCGGTCTACAGCGGCCCGGCTTTGAAAAACGGCGATGCGCCGCCCGGATGGGAGGCTGCCCCGTGCAGCATATTAGAACTCGCCACGATCCTCGCCAGCAATAAGCCCGTTGTCTTTCTTGCCGGGCGCGCCGAGCTCGGACCCCGGGCGCTCGGAGGCAGAAGCATTCTCGCAGCCGCGACGTCGCCGCAAATGAAAGACTATCTCAACGAAGTCAAATTTCGCGAACACTTCCGGCCGGTGGCGCCAATATGCCTGGAGGACCTCGCGCCGGATATATTCAGTCCCGGAACGCCCGATCCCTACATGCTGTTCGACCACCAGACGCGCCCGGAGTGGAAGGACAAGATTCCCGCTGTCGTCCATCTCGACGGATCTGCACGTTTGCAAACCATTTCCAGGAGCTCTGAACACGCAGTTACCGAACTCCTCATCGAGTATGAAAAACTCACAGGCATTCCGCTGCTTTGCAACACGAGTGCCAACCTCCATGGACGGGGCTTCTTCCCGGATGCTGCCGCAGCCTGCGAATGGGGACGCATCGACCATGTATGGTGCAACGGCGTGCTCTTCACCAAGGAGCGGGTCGCCGAATTGGCGCCAGTTGGCGTCGCAGACAACATGAAGATGAGCACATGTCCACGGTAG
- a CDS encoding ABC transporter permease, translated as MGEGYATTLPANAWNWIAVWRRNYLAWKKVALASILGNLADPMIYLFGLGYGLGIMVGRVDGAPYIAFLTGGMVAASSMTSATFETIYAAFARMQSHRWEAILYTQLTLGDVILGELAWAATKAFLAGTGILIVATMLGYAAWTSIPCVLPVIALTGFAFASVAMVVVALAPSYDYFIFYQTLVLTPMLFLCGAVFPVAQLPGGFQEMAQLLPLAHAIDLIRPAMLGRPAESVGLHVGALCLYAALPFFLSATLLRRRLMP; from the coding sequence ATGGGTGAAGGTTATGCGACAACGCTGCCGGCTAACGCTTGGAACTGGATTGCGGTTTGGCGCCGCAACTATCTGGCATGGAAGAAGGTTGCGCTTGCGTCGATACTCGGGAATCTCGCCGATCCCATGATCTACCTGTTCGGTCTCGGTTACGGCCTCGGCATAATGGTCGGTCGCGTGGACGGGGCTCCATATATCGCGTTTCTGACGGGCGGCATGGTTGCGGCAAGTTCCATGACATCTGCTACCTTCGAAACGATTTATGCGGCTTTCGCTCGCATGCAATCTCACCGCTGGGAAGCAATCCTATACACACAACTGACGCTCGGCGATGTCATTCTCGGCGAATTGGCATGGGCGGCCACCAAGGCGTTTCTGGCCGGGACGGGAATTTTGATCGTCGCCACTATGCTCGGCTATGCGGCGTGGACGTCGATCCCCTGCGTGCTGCCGGTTATTGCGCTAACAGGGTTTGCATTCGCGAGCGTGGCCATGGTCGTCGTGGCACTCGCACCCAGTTACGACTATTTCATTTTCTACCAGACGCTCGTCCTCACGCCGATGTTGTTCCTCTGCGGCGCGGTCTTTCCGGTCGCGCAACTGCCGGGCGGATTTCAGGAAATGGCGCAGTTGCTGCCGCTCGCACATGCGATCGACCTCATTCGTCCAGCAATGCTCGGCCGGCCGGCGGAAAGCGTCGGCCTGCATGTCGGTGCGCTCTGCCTTTACGCGGCATTGCCGTTCTTCCTTTCGGCAACGCTTCTGCGGCGCCGTCTGATGCCCTGA
- the nodI gene encoding nodulation factor ABC transporter ATP-binding protein NodI yields MSTVAIELAGVTKSYGERTVVDGLSFSVGAGECFGLLGPNGAGKSTIARMVLGMTLPDSGKISVLGVPVPARARLARRRIGVVPQFDNLDAEFTVRENLVVFGRYFGMSTREVEKVIPSLLEFARLESKAHARVSELSGGMKRRLTLARALINDPQLLVMDEPTTGLDPHARHLIWERLRALLARGKTIILTTHFMEEAERLCDRLCVIEKGRIIAEGRPHALVDEQIGCQVIEIYGGNPHELHSAIRPYAQRFEVSGETLFCYASDPEPVLAQLRGRTGLRLLQRPPNLEDVFLRLTGREMEK; encoded by the coding sequence ATGTCCACGGTAGCAATCGAACTTGCCGGTGTCACGAAGTCTTACGGCGAAAGGACCGTCGTCGACGGGCTGTCGTTTTCCGTTGGAGCGGGAGAATGCTTTGGCCTGCTCGGGCCGAACGGCGCGGGAAAAAGCACAATCGCGCGAATGGTTCTCGGCATGACTCTTCCTGATTCCGGCAAGATCAGCGTGCTCGGTGTACCCGTGCCGGCGCGCGCCCGCTTGGCACGCAGGCGCATCGGCGTCGTCCCTCAGTTCGACAACCTCGACGCCGAATTCACTGTGCGCGAAAATCTTGTGGTGTTCGGACGCTATTTCGGCATGAGCACACGCGAGGTCGAAAAGGTTATCCCGTCACTGCTCGAGTTCGCGCGCCTTGAGAGCAAGGCGCATGCACGCGTTTCCGAGCTGTCCGGCGGCATGAAGCGGCGCCTGACACTGGCGCGTGCGCTGATCAACGACCCGCAGCTGCTTGTCATGGATGAGCCGACGACGGGCCTTGATCCGCATGCGCGCCACTTGATCTGGGAGCGCCTGCGGGCACTTCTGGCGCGCGGCAAGACAATTATCTTGACCACCCACTTCATGGAAGAAGCTGAGCGTTTGTGCGATCGCCTGTGCGTCATCGAGAAGGGACGCATCATCGCCGAGGGCCGCCCGCATGCGCTTGTCGACGAGCAGATCGGCTGCCAGGTGATCGAAATATACGGCGGCAATCCGCATGAACTGCATTCAGCGATCCGGCCATATGCGCAACGGTTCGAGGTGAGCGGCGAGACGCTCTTTTGTTACGCGTCCGATCCGGAGCCGGTCTTGGCGCAACTGCGCGGGCGAACGGGCCTGCGTCTTTTGCAGCGGCCACCGAATCTGGAGGATGTTTTTTTGCGGCTGACCGGGCGCGAGATGGAGAAATGA
- the nodS gene encoding nodulation methyltransferase NodS, translated as MKLRFAGTILREMLPDRWHMTAFAPTSNDRSIKVDGLKTHDNYQLLNRELAADDPWRLDGNPFERKRHAQMLLLSLAQGPIANALEVGCAAGAFTEKLAPHCQRLTVIDVVPEAIDRTRRRMNKPAHISWVVSDVQQFSSEELFDLIVVAEVLYYLGDIAEMRMAVGNLLRMLAPGGHLVFGSARDANCQRWGHVTGAETVIAILTEMLVEVERLELQGDSDNEDCLLVRFRNPVSSS; from the coding sequence ATGAAGCTCCGCTTCGCCGGCACAATCTTGCGAGAGATGCTACCAGATCGATGGCATATGACGGCATTTGCACCGACCAGTAATGATCGCTCTATCAAGGTAGACGGCTTGAAAACGCACGACAATTATCAACTTTTAAATCGCGAACTGGCTGCAGATGATCCGTGGCGCCTCGACGGAAATCCGTTCGAACGCAAGCGTCACGCGCAAATGCTCCTGCTGTCGCTTGCCCAGGGGCCCATCGCAAATGCACTCGAAGTCGGGTGTGCGGCCGGCGCCTTCACGGAAAAACTGGCGCCCCATTGCCAGCGCCTCACCGTTATCGATGTCGTGCCAGAAGCGATTGATCGAACACGCCGGCGCATGAACAAGCCGGCACATATCAGCTGGGTTGTCTCAGACGTACAACAGTTTTCCTCTGAAGAGCTTTTCGATCTGATCGTGGTTGCAGAAGTTCTTTATTACCTCGGAGACATTGCCGAGATGCGAATGGCAGTTGGGAACCTGCTTCGCATGCTTGCGCCGGGCGGGCATCTGGTCTTCGGCTCGGCTCGCGATGCGAACTGCCAGCGCTGGGGTCATGTTACCGGCGCTGAGACGGTCATTGCCATTCTCACCGAAATGTTGGTCGAGGTAGAGCGTCTTGAGTTACAGGGGGACTCGGACAACGAAGACTGCTTGCTCGTCCGTTTCCGCAATCCGGTTTCCTCTTCCTAA
- the nodB gene encoding chitooligosaccharide deacetylase NodB codes for MTQLDCLYEMPNACDDATDRPSIYLTFDDGPHPFCTPEILDVLAQHQAPATFFVIGTYAAERPKLIQRMIAEGHKVANHTMTHPDLSNCGPGEIEHEISEASRAIKTACPQASVQYMRAPYGSWTQDVLSVSASAGLAAVHWSVDPRDWSRPGVDAIVDAVLASIRPGAIVLLHDGCPPSEAKPSVDSSLRRHTIMALSRIIPVVRDRGFLIRSLPQHH; via the coding sequence ATGACGCAACTCGATTGCTTATACGAAATGCCCAATGCGTGCGATGACGCCACCGACCGGCCGAGCATCTATCTGACATTTGACGACGGACCTCATCCCTTCTGTACGCCTGAGATTCTAGACGTGCTGGCGCAACATCAGGCGCCCGCAACCTTCTTCGTTATCGGAACTTACGCAGCCGAGCGGCCGAAACTCATCCAACGAATGATCGCCGAAGGGCACAAGGTCGCCAATCACACGATGACCCATCCGGACCTGTCCAATTGCGGTCCCGGCGAAATAGAACATGAGATATCTGAGGCGAGCAGGGCTATCAAGACTGCATGCCCGCAGGCGTCGGTGCAATATATGCGCGCTCCCTACGGGAGCTGGACCCAAGACGTTCTTTCCGTGTCGGCGAGCGCAGGGCTGGCGGCCGTCCATTGGTCTGTGGACCCGCGAGACTGGTCTCGTCCTGGCGTCGATGCCATTGTCGATGCAGTGCTCGCCTCTATCCGTCCCGGGGCAATCGTTCTGTTGCACGACGGATGCCCTCCAAGCGAGGCGAAGCCGAGCGTAGATAGCAGTCTGCGCCGTCATACCATCATGGCACTCTCTCGCATCATCCCAGTCGTGCGCGACCGCGGATTTTTAATCCGCTCGCTTCCTCAACATCACTGA
- the cysD gene encoding sulfate adenylyltransferase subunit CysD, with the protein MSFDNLRYLESEAIHIIREVAATFSNPVVLYSIGKDSSVLLHLAMKAFFPGKPPFPFLHVDTRWKFREMIDFRDRMMREMDLKLIVHVNQDGIDQGISPFRDGSNVHTHMMKTMALRQALDKFSFDAALAGARREEEKSRAKERIFSIRNAQHAWDPKRQRPEMWRTYNTRVSAGETMRVFPLSNWTELDVWEYNQKENIPVVPLYFAAPRPVVQRGAGMIMVDDERMPLEPDETVTQRMIRFRTLGCYPLTGAIESSAETVPEILREIVEARTSERQSRLIDFDEAGAMEKKKREGYF; encoded by the coding sequence ATGTCTTTCGACAATCTGCGATACCTCGAATCCGAAGCCATCCATATCATTCGGGAGGTCGCTGCGACCTTTTCCAATCCGGTAGTGCTCTATTCCATCGGAAAGGACTCCTCCGTTTTATTGCATCTCGCAATGAAGGCGTTCTTCCCGGGAAAACCGCCCTTTCCCTTTCTTCATGTGGACACCCGGTGGAAGTTTCGGGAGATGATCGATTTCCGCGACCGCATGATGCGGGAAATGGACCTGAAATTGATTGTCCACGTCAATCAGGATGGCATCGATCAGGGTATCAGCCCGTTTCGAGACGGCTCCAACGTGCACACGCACATGATGAAGACCATGGCGCTGCGCCAGGCGTTGGACAAATTCAGTTTCGATGCTGCGCTCGCAGGCGCACGCCGCGAGGAGGAAAAATCGCGAGCCAAAGAGCGGATCTTTTCCATTCGCAACGCACAGCATGCTTGGGATCCGAAACGCCAGCGTCCGGAGATGTGGAGAACCTACAATACGCGTGTCAGCGCAGGCGAAACGATGCGCGTCTTTCCGCTTTCCAACTGGACGGAACTCGACGTCTGGGAATACAACCAAAAGGAAAACATCCCGGTCGTGCCACTCTATTTCGCGGCGCCGCGGCCCGTCGTTCAGCGCGGTGCGGGGATGATCATGGTCGATGACGAGCGCATGCCGCTTGAGCCCGACGAAACGGTCACGCAGCGCATGATCCGTTTCCGTACGCTCGGCTGCTACCCTTTGACGGGCGCGATCGAATCCAGTGCGGAGACGGTGCCGGAAATCCTGCGCGAGATCGTGGAGGCACGCACCTCCGAAAGACAGAGCCGGCTGATCGATTTCGACGAGGCCGGCGCAATGGAGAAGAAGAAGCGGGAAGGGTACTTCTGA
- a CDS encoding sulfotransferase yields the protein MIHSLPSPEPFVILAMPRTGTHYLEALLNDHPNILSNGELLNSYDENWPDKDRLRHSDRELLELAYMRYPPAKKKVTHVGCKINEPQFYERPGFFDELARWQGLKVILLTRNTLESLRSLVQARQTGQWLKFSPDRNEPPSVSLSVNECEAYFKAADDFHARVKDAFDPSKLLMIEYQDLLLKPSACLAAVLAFLGAPAHRFSNRATIQRQETRSLARSLRNFVELRRHFAGGPYAKFFELDDASAPQG from the coding sequence ATGATCCATTCCCTACCGTCGCCGGAGCCATTTGTAATCCTTGCGATGCCGCGAACTGGGACGCACTATCTCGAAGCGTTGCTGAACGATCATCCAAATATCTTGAGCAACGGTGAGTTGCTCAACAGCTATGATGAAAATTGGCCCGATAAGGATCGCCTGAGGCACAGCGATCGCGAGCTTCTCGAGCTCGCCTACATGCGCTATCCACCAGCCAAGAAGAAGGTGACGCATGTCGGCTGTAAAATTAACGAGCCTCAATTTTATGAGCGTCCAGGCTTTTTCGACGAATTGGCTCGCTGGCAAGGCCTCAAAGTCATTTTGCTTACTCGCAATACATTGGAATCCCTACGATCGCTGGTGCAGGCAAGGCAAACGGGTCAGTGGCTGAAATTCAGCCCGGACCGTAATGAGCCCCCAAGTGTCTCGCTGTCAGTGAACGAATGCGAAGCCTATTTCAAAGCTGCCGACGATTTCCATGCGCGGGTCAAGGATGCGTTTGATCCGAGCAAACTGCTGATGATCGAATACCAGGATCTTCTTCTTAAACCGAGCGCATGCCTGGCAGCCGTTTTGGCCTTCCTGGGAGCTCCCGCGCATCGGTTTTCCAATCGCGCCACCATTCAACGGCAGGAAACACGCTCGCTCGCTCGCTCGCTGCGGAATTTTGTAGAGCTACGGCGGCACTTTGCAGGCGGCCCCTACGCGAAGTTCTTCGAGCTTGACGACGCATCGGCTCCGCAAGGATAA
- the nodC gene encoding chitooligosaccharide synthase NodC → MNLLDATSTAAISLYAMLSTAYKSMQVVYARPIEEPSTSAEPIASAQWPSVDVIIPSFNEDPGTLWDCLESIAQQEYAGDLNVYVVDDGSSNRDAITPVHTAFARDPRFTFILLRENVGKRKAQIAAIRRSSGDLVLNVDSDTILAPDVVVKLALKMQDPAIGAAMGQLAASNRHETWLTRLIDMEYWLACNEERAAQARFGAVMCCCGPCAMYRRTALTMLLDQYETQMFRGKRSDFGEDRHLTILMLKAGFRTEYVPTAIAATVVPNKLRPYLRQQLRWARSTFRDTLLAMNLLPGLDRFLTLDVIGQNLGPLLLALSVLTGLAQFALTGTVPWWTCLMIASMTMIRCSVAAVRARQFRFIGFSLHTFINIFFLLPLKAYALCTLSNSDWLSRGSAAKATGKGGKLDAIQDPVAASSPRESQENEAPLRRHNLARDATRSMAYDGICTDQ, encoded by the coding sequence ATGAATCTGCTCGACGCAACCAGCACTGCCGCTATCTCGCTTTATGCGATGCTCTCGACGGCTTATAAAAGCATGCAGGTCGTTTATGCTCGGCCAATCGAGGAGCCATCGACCTCTGCAGAGCCCATTGCTTCGGCGCAATGGCCGAGCGTCGATGTCATCATACCCTCCTTCAATGAGGATCCGGGCACACTCTGGGACTGCCTGGAGTCCATCGCGCAGCAAGAATACGCTGGGGATTTGAATGTCTATGTGGTTGATGACGGTTCCAGCAATCGCGACGCCATCACGCCCGTCCACACGGCGTTTGCACGCGATCCAAGATTCACATTCATTCTGCTCAGGGAGAATGTTGGAAAGCGCAAGGCGCAGATAGCAGCGATACGCCGTTCCTCTGGGGATTTGGTCCTCAACGTCGACTCCGACACCATTCTCGCCCCAGACGTCGTCGTGAAACTTGCACTCAAGATGCAAGATCCGGCAATTGGCGCGGCTATGGGCCAGCTTGCCGCCAGCAACCGCCACGAGACCTGGTTGACCCGTTTGATCGACATGGAATACTGGCTGGCCTGTAATGAGGAGCGCGCGGCACAGGCTCGTTTCGGTGCTGTCATGTGCTGCTGTGGCCCATGCGCCATGTACCGCCGGACTGCGCTTACCATGCTACTCGACCAGTACGAAACGCAAATGTTCCGGGGAAAGCGAAGCGATTTCGGCGAAGATCGTCATCTTACGATTCTCATGTTGAAGGCCGGATTTCGAACCGAATATGTTCCAACCGCCATCGCGGCAACTGTTGTTCCAAACAAGCTGCGCCCTTATCTGCGTCAACAACTTCGCTGGGCACGCAGCACTTTCCGTGACACGTTGCTTGCAATGAACCTTCTGCCTGGTCTTGACCGTTTTCTCACGTTGGACGTCATTGGTCAGAACCTCGGACCGCTCTTGCTCGCCCTATCGGTGCTAACCGGACTAGCGCAGTTCGCGCTCACCGGGACCGTGCCCTGGTGGACATGCCTGATGATCGCATCGATGACCATGATCCGCTGCAGCGTCGCAGCGGTTCGTGCTCGCCAATTTCGATTTATCGGCTTCTCCCTGCATACCTTCATCAACATCTTTTTCCTGCTGCCCTTGAAGGCCTACGCGCTCTGTACGTTGAGCAATAGCGATTGGCTGTCGCGCGGCTCTGCTGCCAAGGCAACAGGCAAGGGTGGAAAGCTGGACGCCATCCAAGACCCGGTTGCTGCATCAAGCCCGAGAGAATCGCAAGAAAATGAAGCTCCGCTTCGCCGGCACAATCTTGCGAGAGATGCTACCAGATCGATGGCATATGACGGCATTTGCACCGACCAGTAA